The Microterricola viridarii genome segment ATAGGTGCAAAGGGTGCTGACGCGAGCTCAACGCTCGGCGTCGCGCGCCCAGTCGCAGAGCGTCGGAACCATGCGCTCAACGAATTCTTCGAAATCTGCTGCGGTGTTGTAGACGTGGGCCGAGAGGCGGAAGTAGCCGACACCGCCGAAGCTGGTGAACGCGCCCTCGATGTTGAACTCGCTGACCACCCGGTTGCGCAGGGCGTCGGCGGTCGGGTGCGAGCCGGCCAGGCCGTCCGGCAGGCGCACCAGTCGCAGCGCGCTGACCGGCGAGCCGACGTCGACGCGGTGGTCCTCGCCCGTTCGCTCGGCGAACGCCGCGGCCACGAGGTCCTCGGCGTAGTCGGCGAGCTCGGTGATGTAGCGGCGGGCCGCACCCCAGCCCCAGGTGTCGGCGATGAAGCCGGTCGCCGTCGGCGCGGCCAGGTAGCTGGTGAGGTCGAGCGTGCCCTGGGTGTCGAAGCGCTCGGGGAACTCGAGCGGCGAGCCCCAGGAGTCCACCAGCGGGTAGAGCTCGCTGCGAAGCTCGGTCGGGGCGAGCAGCACCGCGGTCCCGCGCGGGGCGCACGCGAACTTGTGCAGGTTGCCGATCCAGAAGTCGCAGTCGACGCCGTCGAGCGGGTTGTCGTACAGGCCGGGCACGTGTGCGCCGTCGACCAGGGTGACGATGCCACGGGCCCTGGCGGATACCGCGATCTCGGCGACGGGCATGAAGCGCGCGGTCGCCGAGGTGATGTGGTCGATCACGATCAGCCGGGTCCTGCCGGAGCAGGCCGCCATGACGGCTTCGTGCGCCTCGGCCGGGGTTGCGTGCAGCGGGACGTGAGCGGTCACCACGGTGCCGCCGTAGCGGCGTGCCATGCGCTCGGCGCCCATCGTGACGGCGCCGTAGCCGTGGTCGGTGACGACGATCTCCGCTCCGCGGTCCATCGACAGGCTCGAGTAGACGACGGTGGCGCCGGCGCTGGCGTTCGGCACGATGGCCGTGTGCTCGGCCGGCGCGCCGACGAAGGCGGCGATCTCGCGGCGCACGGCGCCGATGCGCTCCGGCAGGAAGGAGAACCACGCGACCGGGTCGGCGTCCATCTCGGCGCGCAGCTCGTTCTGGCGCAGCTGCGCCACCCGCGGCACGGCGCCGAACGAGCCGTGGTTGATGTGCAGCGCGCTCTCGGACAGCGTCCAGGCGCCTGCGGCCGGCGCGCCGCCGGGCAGCGTGAGCGGGCTCGGGGCGAGTGCGGCGGTGGGCCGGCTTGGCGCATTCGTCGAGGTCATCGAGGTGTCACATCCTTGTGCGTTGCGAGAGCTTGTTTCGACGACTCACCGCTGCTTCGCAAAAAGTTATTGGATGACTTACTGCAAAACAGCGAATGAATGCCGACTCCAAGGAGCATATACATGAAGTCGTCAGATAACTACCCACTCATTAGATGACTTTCGGGCCGTATGCTGTTCGGTACGTATCACGCCAGCGGCCCAGAACACCAATCGCACAGGAGGCGCACCATCAGCGCGATCGACGACGCATTCCACGGCCTGCGGCAGATGATCGCCTCCGGCGAGCTGCAGCCCGGCCAGCAGTTCCCCTCGGAGGCGCAGCTCTGCGACCGACTCCAGGTCTCTCGCGGATCACTCCGGGAGGGCGTGCGCATGCTCGGCGCTCTCGGTGTGATCGAGTCCAGGCACGGCTCGGGCACCTACGTCTCGGCGCTGGAGCCGGCCAACATCATCGGGGCGCTCGGACTGACCGTCGGGCTGATGCCGCTCGAGGGGCTGATCGACATGTTCGAGTCGCGGCGCGTGCTCGAGTCGCACGCAACGGCACAGGCCGCCGCCAACATGACGGATGCCGTGGCCGCCGAGCTGAGCGGCATCCTCGACGCGCTCGAGCTGGCCAGTGAGCAGGAGCAGGCATCCGACCTGGACGCCCAGTTCCACGAGAAGATCACCGGGCTCGCCAAGAACGCGACGATCGCCGAGTTGCTGCGCGTCTTCCGCTCGCGCTCCCGCTCGTACCAGCTGTTCGACCTGCCGGCCGGGCCGGACATCAAGGCGCAGAGCGACCACTCGCACCGCGAGATCCTCGCCGCACTGATCGCGCGCGACCCCGCGACGGCCGCGACGGCCGCGGCCTCGCACGTGCTGCAGACGGAGCGCTGGGCCAGGGAGCACCGGCCGGCCGCGAAGCCCGGGCCGCTCTCCGCCGACTGACCGAGCTAACGCCGACTGACCGAGTTAAAGAAAAGGACCCCTCGCGCACCTCGGTACCACGGCGCTGCCCCGGTTACCCTCGCGGCACCGGTTAAAGAAAAGGACCCCTCGCGCACCCGCCAGAGCCCGGTTACCCTTGCTACGTTTCCGTCCTGGGGGAATTGGCCTGGATGACGCCACGCGAGGAGTCGTTCACTAGTTTACCGTGTCTGGAGAGCACTCGTTGACACACGCGATTCTGGCCAGCGGCGCCCTCGTGGCAAAAAGCACTCAATCCATCAGATAAGATTCTTTGAGTTGCTTTCTTTCGAGTCAGCTTCTGGAGAATTCGCCTAGTGGCCTATGGCGCACGCTTGGAAAGCGTGTTGGGTGCAAGCCCTCGGGGGTTCGAATCCCCCATTCTCCGCCACTGAAACGTCCAACTCCGGTTGGGCGTTTTTGGTTTCACCCGCAGGGCACGCGCACAACACCCACACGCGGCGCCCGAATCCCCCACGCTCCGCCACTGAAACGCCCAACTCCGGTTGGGCGTTTTTGGTTTCACCCGCAGGGCACACGCAGGGCACACGACGACGCTCCGGCGGGGCAACCTCGCAAGGCATCGCAAGCGGCTGAACATCCTTTTGTTTGAGTGTTCGGCCGTTTTTCCGGTCCAGCGGTGGCGGCACGGCACACTGGCCGGGCCAGTTCGCATTTTCCTCAACTTTCATCGGCGACTCCCACAGCCGGGGTAGAGCCGCAGATCTACAAGGAAATATGGCTGACCACGAGCGCAATCATGCTCCCCGCATTGCCGGTATCCTGCGTCGATTGTTCCTCCGAAGTTCATCCGGATGTGTCCCCGCCCGCCACCCAGTGATGCGCTCGGCACCGATCGGCAATACGCTCAAAGGTATGCACGGGGGACTGCAGGCGATGGCGCGCGCGCCGAGGGGGCGGACGAGGTCGTCCTGAGACCCCGCGAACAGGTGTTCACGCAATCTGGCCTGGCCATCCTCGCACTGCTCATCCCGATCTTCGCCGTGCTCTACTGGCTGACGATCCCTTCTGGCGGCTGGCTCATCGTGGTGCTGTTCAAGCTGATCGTCATCGCCGTCATCGCCCGTTTCGTCCTGATTTATCACCAGGCCGGCGTCTTCGTCTCACCGGTGGGAGTACGCGAGAGCGGCTTCACGGGCCTCCGTCGGCAGATTCACGCAAACGAGATCGAGTCGCTTCTGCTCGTGTCGATGTACAGCGGCCTCACCGTCGACG includes the following:
- a CDS encoding aminotransferase class V-fold PLP-dependent enzyme; protein product: MTSTNAPSRPTAALAPSPLTLPGGAPAAGAWTLSESALHINHGSFGAVPRVAQLRQNELRAEMDADPVAWFSFLPERIGAVRREIAAFVGAPAEHTAIVPNASAGATVVYSSLSMDRGAEIVVTDHGYGAVTMGAERMARRYGGTVVTAHVPLHATPAEAHEAVMAACSGRTRLIVIDHITSATARFMPVAEIAVSARARGIVTLVDGAHVPGLYDNPLDGVDCDFWIGNLHKFACAPRGTAVLLAPTELRSELYPLVDSWGSPLEFPERFDTQGTLDLTSYLAAPTATGFIADTWGWGAARRYITELADYAEDLVAAAFAERTGEDHRVDVGSPVSALRLVRLPDGLAGSHPTADALRNRVVSEFNIEGAFTSFGGVGYFRLSAHVYNTAADFEEFVERMVPTLCDWARDAER
- a CDS encoding FadR/GntR family transcriptional regulator, with translation MLFGTYHASGPEHQSHRRRTISAIDDAFHGLRQMIASGELQPGQQFPSEAQLCDRLQVSRGSLREGVRMLGALGVIESRHGSGTYVSALEPANIIGALGLTVGLMPLEGLIDMFESRRVLESHATAQAAANMTDAVAAELSGILDALELASEQEQASDLDAQFHEKITGLAKNATIAELLRVFRSRSRSYQLFDLPAGPDIKAQSDHSHREILAALIARDPATAATAAASHVLQTERWAREHRPAAKPGPLSAD